CCGAATAATTGTTAAAGGCAACATCAATAGTATTAGACGACCATCTAGCTCGCCAATTGGTTCTATCACCATGCAAAGCAAATGCTTTAATGAAAACATTCAAGTAATCGGcaaattgttcaatatttGTGAGTTTATTGAAAGCTTGAGCAGCATCATTTCTTTTGGTTACATCTCTACTAGCACCAAAAATCATCTTAGCTCTTGgagttgaaaaatatgCAATAGCTTTATCTATTTCAGCTCGTTGCGCTTCAGTCAAATTTGGTTTGTGTAAAAAAGATTGAATTGCTGTCATGAGcaatttttgtaaatcatcACCAACATCCAAAATGGGattatcaataaacaaagtcacaaaaaatatcaattctGCCAAATACGTCTTGGCTAAGTTatatgaattgaaaaacaatGACGAACAAATCTTAATTAAAACCGAtatttcaaacaattttgaTTGTAAAGCAATGGACGAATCCGTTGTCACAACCTTGTTGATTCTTTGCAATAATCTTGATGTCACCTCACCACAAACTTCTATTGATGGACAAATCACTGCAATAATAAATGTCCAGTCTGGATTATCATTTTTACTGTCTATAGCAAATGCTACTACTTCTTCCACTAAAGTTGATACTAGCCTTGCCTCTTGAAACAATTTGGACCATATATAATCATTAATGAATGGAATACGATCTTTGTAAATTGATGTAAGACGACAAAACAATCGAAGCAAATCTGCAGTCTTGTCAGCACCATTCTCATCATTCAGAAACACATACTCATATATGTTTTGAATCCAAGGTGATAAATACAAAATAGATGTAAACCTGGTATCCTTATCTATACGATcgaaattatcaaaaaatgCTTTGAAAAATCGATACGTCATTTGTGGGAAAGTTTTCGCTAAATGTGCTGAAACAGTAACAACAAAATTAGTAGCATCGGCTGGGAATGGAACATTGCTTGCATGGTTTTCACGAattccaaaatcaatttcaaagtATGTCGACAAGGAACCAAACAAGACCGCTgcttttgattttaattcttcatcatgACTCAACAACCCTTGGAAAAcaatattatataatcTTCCAAACCAATGCATGGTGTGACGTTCATTATGATaatccaattcattattcaaaacaaaTGGTTCCTTTGGCAATCTTGAAATAgtaaaatataaatatctaAGAATTTCAAGTCTATCTTGTGATCTAAAAGTGAGTTGGACTCCACGattcaaataaattgtaaattCATCATTGTTTCCAGTCAAATTAGACACTTCGCATTTGTTCATCTCACTGATACGATAAACCTCGACTGGGGTAAACCCATCTGTAACACTTgcaatataatcaatattcACTCGGGTAGTAAAGCATAATGTGACAAATCGTCTTCCTATTTTGAATTGGACAGGCATGAATTTTTCAGTAGATACATCATAAAGTAAAACATCCTTGAAAGTGACTTTATTTTCACGATTAATTGCTAATGTCTCCAGATCAAGACATAAATTCTTGATAATACTATCAGGGTCTGAAAGTGAGTAAATATAAACTTTAGTTCCATACTTCTCTCCCTTTGCTCTAACCAATTTAACACCTTCCATAATACCtggattttcaattctgggtatattgaaataataaactCTTTGACAATTActgaataataatttagtACCACTATTTGCAATCAAATTGGCATATTCGACTGTCACCGTTTCAATGTAATAGTAATATTCGGTGAAATCATATACCAAGTAAAACTTGTTATCCCACACTTGAGACGCTGTTtctattaatttataagccaaatattcaaaatcgTGTGGTCGACcactcaattttttcaagttaACGACCACTGCTGGTGTACCATCTTTGAAAATGGAACTATGAATTACATCAACTGCGTCCGGTGGTGTATCAGAAAATTTGATGGACATTTTTGtcataaaatcattaagCTTAATTTCGTCCTCGTCCAAATTATTAGCGTCAGGAAGTTTCAACTTACTGGAAACTTGTAATTTAACACCAGGATTTGGTTGACCCATTTGCATCACGAGATAATCgaatttcttgaatttCGCGGCTTTATCATGTAACAGGTATTCATATGGCGAGAAGTTTTGGAAAAGAAAGTTATATCTGATTTTTCCAAAGTAATGGTAAACAAACTTGTGCAAGTATCTCAACGAAGTTAATGGTTTCTCAGGTTTGTATATGTCAGCACTGTCATTCTCCGTTGTTTCATCTGTGGaaatcatcttcaaaaaaccatcaattttttgattgtaaaaattcaattcttcaagtTTCCCAGTAAGTGCTGGCCATTTCATAGAAGCTAAAGTTCCATTTGCCATATTTTGCAATACTTTCACTAATTGCATTAATGATCTTTTAACTTTGGGGTTCTTAATTGGAAGTTTGAAATGTTGTTCGGGACTGATTATTACGGGACATAAAAATCTCAAAAAGATGAGAGAACTAACAGCTGTAAGTGCAGCTTCAGGGAATTTATTCGACACAGAATCATAGATTGCCTTGCTTACCAGTTTAAATGCATATGGCAATTTGTCGGTCGAATTCACAATCAGATCGACTATTCTTGAGAAATGTAACATGAAAAGATCTGCAGTTTCCGAGTTATCTTGCTTTTCAACTTCAAATTGTACATCATTGTCAACTAGATCCTTGATAACAGGTAACAAAACCTCATTCAAATAATCTGCCCCGTTAGTTTGTGCGTAAAACGATAGGAATTTAGTCAAAGTTGAATTTCTTCTAAACAAATCAGTTGATCTTGACAGAAGAGCTACCTCGGTATTTAACAAAgcattaaacaaattgttcaatttccCAGTATAGGAAAACACTTCGAAAAATGCAGATGCTAATAAATTATGTTCAAATGAAGAGGAACATTCTGCAATAGAaccaaaaatttcaaactGATCTGTCAACTCATCAATTAACCCATCTGGGTACTCTTCCCTCTTCGAGATTTTGCTTTGATGAACCAacattttggaaaatacattcaaaaaaattgacCTTATTTTCTTGCTTTCATGATATCCCATAGGTAAAATAAATCTCATTCCAATCTGAGAGTCATATTGCAAAATATTTGTGATGGATTGAAGAATGTTATCAATGATAATATGATGCTTATGTTTTTCTCGACTTGTGGGGGTTGCTTTGGtatatttttgaatcaCCTTgtaaaataatgaaaaataaacacTAAAAGACAAatctttatatttattgatttcatcatctttgATCCCATCTGGGACTTCCAATAATAGGTTTTCAACCTGTCCTcgtaaaagaaaagaacaTTCAACTGCAAAATCTAATGCCAAATACAGAATCTCCATTTCTTTGTTGGTTCTCACACTTGAACTATCATCAGCTTTTAGATTTCCCTCAAGTGAACCATCATAAAATACTGCTGGTTCCAACCACTCCAAACTTGCTCTGGAGTAGAGATTTCTTAATTTATAAGCCCCATTCAAACCAGCACTCGTACGATCTGATTCTAAAGCACATCCAAGTTTGCAAAACCTTAATTGCAACTTAAATCTCTCACATGGGTCATCTACTGcatttataaatttgataaaatcaTGACAAATGTCTGGCAACAAGGTGGAAAGGTAGAGTGCTCCTTCACTTTTCACATTTATCATAGACGTCATAACTATCATTGCACGATCTAGAAATAGTGCAATTTCAtctgatttattattctcaAAATAATGTGTTGCTGTTTCCATTAGCTTTCGAGCAGTTAAGCAATATATTTCTGCTTGTGATTCACTCGATAAAGCTTCTTTAATGATCATTTGCACTACCATGTCAGGTGAAGTTAACAACTCTATACACTTGTCAAAAAACTCGGATATCGGAGCTGTTGGTAAGCTATTTACCGCAAGTTCTTCAGAAACTAAATTTCCTGATAAGAAACAACCAGAAGTAGACACGAGAAATCCAGTGAAATGTCTCAAAATAAGTGTCTTGTCATTTCCTAGGCACGATTTAGTATCAAGAATTCTGACCCACCGATGGTAAATGGTTACCCATATTTGATATAATGACTTTGTTGGTTTGGAATTACGTAAAATATTTCTATGACGCTTGTGAAGACTGACAAATCCTGTGAAAACAGCCTTATCTTCCAGGATTAGTTGAAATGTATCAACCAAAGTATCGCTAACATCCTCGGATGGATAGAAACCTTTGTTCACTTTCATTTCATTGAGATACCAATCTATTCCTTGCAATGCATAATTATAAAACAGTATGTCATGAGTACATAAGGAAAGTAACAATACTTTTTCCACAGAATGTATAATATCGCCACAAAATCCTAAATAGTCTCGTGTATCTGGGTTAGTCAAGATAGGATTTTCAATCATAAATCTGTTGAAGTAGGTTCTCTTTTGCAAAAACGAatttaaaaacaaaaaacagGATTTAAACTTTGGGTTAAgcaatgaaattgataagcACGCTTCACATGTGACATAAAtaatacaacaacagatttgaaaatttgcGAAAACCGATAATTCAGTACGAATGTCAACCAAACTGGTAGTTGGCTCAACCATTTTTAATGACAACTCCTTTGTCGAGTCCAATAACCGTGTGTCTCCTTGAACTATCCATTTCGATTTAAATGCCAATCTTATTGGGATAATTGCTTCGTGGCAAAATCGTATGATAGGTGGGAGTGATTCTGATAATGGCTTGgttttatatatttctttaCTCATTAACTCTTCATCATTGAAATAGAATTGTGGTGCTGCTGCAAATATTCGAAAAATGTCTGATAATAACTCTTCTGCTCCATTCACAATTCGGAATCTAATAGTTGaagttgataataatgaagatgatgaggTAGCAAAATTTTTGCTACTATTTAGTTTTTTCGAGTCAGTGTCAAATAAATCTGCTGTATAATGATCTAGGCTTGTTTTAATTCGATTAAAAGCTTCTTGGGTTGCAGCAGTTGCTTCATCACTGTTTTGTTCATTGTCAATATATGAGGCTGTAGAAGTATCTGAACCACCAGCAATGCTGCTCTGGCTTGGTTGGTTAATACTACGCCAAATCTCATATTGAtacaaaatttttgaagCACCATAAACCAACAATCTCAAAGTGGGTGTCACTTGTTTCATTGCTGCAAAAAACGATTTCTTGGcagtttcaatttctgaCAATCCTTTAATTATCTTAACGAAAATCTTGTTGAACCGAAGATCCTCCTGGTTTTGCTTATAGTTATTGATCACAGTTTTAGTGTACTTTTCTGGACATAATAAAATGGCTGCCAAATAGAAATTGACTGTTAGCAAATCATATCTAAAAAgcaattcatcatcaactatAAGATCGTCCTTGCGAACTTCGCCaaactttatcaaattgCGGTGGATGTCGTCAAGAAATTTCATGctaaatttataaattggaTGCGAATATTGGTTGTATGCTTGTAAACGGGCGCCTAAATGGAATAGATGGATAAATGCATCGAAACTCCCCAAATTGGAAGCATTACTGCTTTCTTTCAACTGTGacattataaattttaGCCTTTTGTTGAATGTGAgctttaatttatttaatggCTTATCGCTGCTGACTTCAATAACATCTTCAAGACAAATAACGAAAAACCAAATTAGAACAAATGGTGAGTTAAACAGATTTGAGGATGACTCATCAGAAAATAGGCTAAATGATACATCAAACA
This is a stretch of genomic DNA from Candida dubliniensis CD36 chromosome 1, complete sequence. It encodes these proteins:
- a CDS encoding GTPAse activating protein, putative (Similar to S. cerevisiae IRA2;~Similar to C. albicans IRA2) → MGNSVMKDDHFAFIQALAKRIESLLPNHTGRSIEEVELDQQFSISRKLLLENNNKDPQTVTYILITFASILKTINTEFTNNKLKYRDDKSRNSILLICKLLADILKVSWNRESTIVDDKDFLSNYSKFYYYDTPNKIDSSVVTDLVDTFVNMISSSVVRKVVSLVRNEQTLTTLIVAKEESEILREDQLMTKEEETELVVDKIDFYFDTILRYIATANPEDYYNVLKAKIFRYSQRDMTIPLPVLQTYLPLLKFIFFAKVNSVPVVEDTLKALPCIRSTTWKQVYLHFLASSIKAQSFSRTLDYNMLVDLNDTHQGQVSRSLFDVSFSLFSDESSSNSFNSPFVLIWFFVICLEDVIEVSSDKPLNKLKLTFNKRLKFIMSQLKESSNASNLGSFDAFIHLFHLGARLQAYNQYSHPIYKFSMKFLDDIHRNLIKFGEVRKDDLIVDDELLFRYDLLTVNFYLAAILLCPEKYTKTVINNYKQNQEDLRFNKIFVKIIKGLSEIETAKKSFFAAMKQVTPTLRLLVYGASKILYQYEIWRSINQPSQSSIAGGSDTSTASYIDNEQNSDEATAATQEAFNRIKTSLDHYTADLFDTDSKKLNSSKNFATSSSSLLSTSTIRFRIVNGAEELLSDIFRIFAAAPQFYFNDEELMSKEIYKTKPLSESLPPIIRFCHEAIIPIRLAFKSKWIVQGDTRLLDSTKELSLKMVEPTTSLVDIRTELSVFANFQICCCIIYVTCEACLSISLLNPKFKSCFLFLNSFLQKRTYFNRFMIENPILTNPDTRDYLGFCGDIIHSVEKVLLLSLCTHDISFYNYALQGIDWYLNEMKVNKGFYPSEDVSDTLVDTFQLISEDKAVFTGFVSLHKRHRNILRNSKPTKSLYQIWVTIYHRWVRILDTKSCLGNDKTLILRHFTGFLVSTSGCFLSGNLVSEELAVNSLPTAPISEFFDKCIELLTSPDMVVQMIIKEALSSESQAEIYCLTARKLMETATHYFENNKSDEIALFLDRAMIVMTSMINVKSEGALYLSTLLPDICHDFIKFINAVDDPCERFKLQLRFCKLGCALESDRTSAGLNGAYKLRNLYSRASLEWLEPAVFYDGSLEGNLKADDSSSVRTNKEMEISYLALDFAVECSFLLRGQVENLLLEVPDGIKDDEINKYKDLSFSVYFSLFYKVIQKYTKATPTSREKHKHHIIIDNILQSITNILQYDSQIGMRFILPMGYHESKKIRSIFLNVFSKMLVHQSKISKREEYPDGLIDELTDQFEIFGSIAECSSSFEHNLLASAFFEVFSYTGKLNNLFNALLNTEVALSSRSTDLFRRNSTLTKFLSFYAQTNGADYLNEVLLPVIKDLVDNDVQFEVEKQDNSETADLFMLHFSRIVDSIVNSTDKLPYAFKSVSKAIYDSVSNKFPEAALTAVSSLIFLRFLCPVIISPEQHFKLPIKNPKVKRSLMQLVKVLQNMANGTLASMKWPALTGKLEELNFYNQKIDGFLKMISTDETTENDSADIYKPEKPLTSLRYLHKFVYHYFGKIRYNFLFQNFSPYEYSLHDKAAKFKKFDYLVMQMGQPNPGVKLQVSSKLKLPDANNLDEDEIKLNDFMTKMSIKFSDTPPDAVDVIHSSIFKDGTPAVVVNLKKLSGRPHDFEYLAYKLIETASQVWDNKFYLVYDFTEYYYYIETVTVEYANLIANSGTKLLFSNCQRVYYFNIPRIENPGIMEGVKLVRAKGEKYGTKVYIYSLSDPDSIIKNLCLDSETLAINRENKVTFKDVLLYDVSTEKFMPVQFKIGRRFVTLCFTTRVNIDYIASVTDGFTPVEVYRISEMNKCEVSNLTGNNDEFTIYLNRGVQLTFRSQDRLEILRYLYFTISRLPKEPFVLNNELDYHNERHTMHWFGRLYNIVFQGLLSHDEELKSKAAVLFGSLSTYFEIDFGIRENHASNVPFPADATNFVVTVSAHLAKTFPQMTYRFFKAFFDNFDRIDKDTRFTSILYLSPWIQNIYEYVFSNDENGADKTADLLRLFCRLTSIYKDRIPFINDYIWSKLFQEARLVSTLVEEVVAFAIDSKNDNPDWTFIIAVICPSIEVCGEVTSRLLQRINKVVTTDSSIALQSKLFEISVLIKICSSLFFNSYNLAKTYLAELIFFVTLFIDNPILDVGDDLQKLLMTAIQSFLHKPNLTEAQRAEIDKAIAYFSTPRAKMIFGASRDVTKRNDAAQAFNKLTNIEQFADYLNVFIKAFALHGDRTNWRARWSSNTIDVAFNNYSVFQDRAFLMVGILAKEGISDSNACRTIKLVSNGELNSIDITICVAVAVARILDGLPDSSILPPILIWPQLCFTLLNHAVLYPSGLENVIASITKIMRIGPNYLDVIFEQQQYLEPELSKFQERHGYIITKENFGVHIFFILGQGLRMSQYRHLAIACIKRYFKQRYLMRVGKQLDGKFISNNAYAYIFYLYLCCDCKEVEEYFRELEIDCPFVLLNDNQKVPKLLIDLLMDNTEVSKIVMIHVGFLFCDIQGVDISFKARFIQIYLYLLKNSKEIALLVYHVIKLTLMHDLVNTVSVEVVKNISQVVDIVSQCTDYDPEYYKNVIDDLLKLKKVTILKTLRHLKPLSETIDENQIFKPDFDSDIKPIQSMLYRAACSYISGSKLED